One segment of Candidatus Micropelagos thuwalensis DNA contains the following:
- the leuD gene encoding 3-isopropylmalate dehydratase small subunit, whose translation MEKFTTLEGIAAPLDMINVDTDMIVPKQFLKTIKRSGLGANVFDEMRFRPDGSEIEDFVLNLPDYRQSQILVAGDNFGCGSSREHAPWALLDFGFRCVIAPSFADIFFNNCFKNGILPIALPQAEVDKLMSDAKQGNGTVLTINLEAQTIARPNGETISFDVDPFRKNCLIEGLDDIGLTLKKSEKIDAFEAERNQLAWC comes from the coding sequence ATGGAAAAATTTACAACCCTCGAAGGAATTGCCGCTCCGCTTGATATGATAAATGTCGATACGGATATGATTGTGCCTAAACAGTTTTTGAAAACAATTAAGCGCTCCGGTCTGGGTGCAAATGTTTTTGATGAAATGCGCTTTCGCCCTGACGGCTCTGAAATTGAAGATTTTGTTCTCAACTTGCCAGACTACCGTCAGTCGCAAATTCTGGTTGCTGGTGATAATTTCGGTTGTGGGTCAAGCCGGGAACATGCGCCATGGGCGTTGCTAGATTTCGGCTTCCGTTGTGTTATCGCGCCGAGCTTTGCCGATATTTTCTTTAATAATTGCTTTAAAAACGGCATTTTGCCGATTGCTTTACCTCAAGCTGAAGTTGACAAATTAATGTCCGATGCCAAGCAGGGTAATGGCACCGTTCTGACAATCAATCTGGAGGCACAAACCATTGCGCGTCCAAATGGCGAAACGATTTCTTTCGACGTTGACCCGTTCAGAAAGAATTGTCTGATAGAAGGTTTGGACGATATTGGTCTGACCCTTAAAAAAAGTGAAAAAATTGACGCTTTTGAAGCTGAACGCAATCAGCTTGCATGGTGCTAG
- the rimM gene encoding ribosome maturation factor RimM (Essential for efficient processing of 16S rRNA) gives MASRKNGDAGGFQGARATDASAPSHDANGDRDTFRICVGAVAGAHGVKGDVRIKTFTENPMDIAAYGALWDEVGQNSFEILDAYPDKMGARVRFKNITSRSHAEALKGTRLYITRDNLPKLEEEDYYHADLIGLVAVTEQGEKLGTVKAVYNFGSADLLDIDGQFIPFTKINIPEIDFQSGTLIVIPPQDFDDEASE, from the coding sequence TTGGCGTCCCGAAAAAACGGAGATGCAGGGGGTTTTCAGGGTGCGCGCGCCACTGATGCGAGCGCACCTTCCCATGATGCAAACGGCGATCGTGACACCTTTCGAATATGTGTGGGTGCGGTTGCCGGAGCACATGGGGTAAAAGGGGATGTTAGAATTAAGACATTCACTGAAAACCCCATGGATATTGCTGCTTACGGTGCTTTGTGGGATGAGGTCGGGCAAAATTCTTTTGAGATTTTAGATGCCTATCCTGATAAAATGGGTGCTCGTGTTCGATTTAAAAACATCACATCACGGTCACATGCAGAAGCACTTAAAGGTACCCGTCTTTATATTACGCGCGATAACCTGCCTAAACTGGAAGAAGAAGATTATTATCATGCTGATTTGATAGGCCTTGTGGCGGTGACAGAACAAGGTGAGAAACTGGGGACGGTTAAAGCTGTTTATAATTTTGGCTCAGCCGACTTGCTGGATATTGATGGCCAGTTTATTCCCTTTACCAAAATCAATATACCTGAAATTGATTTTCAATCAGGAACGCTTATAGTTATCCCGCCACAAGATTTTGACGATGAGGCAAGCGAATGA
- the sdhD gene encoding succinate dehydrogenase, hydrophobic membrane anchor protein, translating into MSEMRTPLSRVRGLGSAKKGTEHFWLQRVTALANIPLAVFFVSAMVAHAGADYVTVTAFLSRPIVALVMLLLILSMVWHMRLGLQVVIEDYIHGHMAKLLALILNTFFALAVGTASVLAILKLTLA; encoded by the coding sequence ATGTCTGAAATGCGTACACCGCTTTCTCGCGTGCGGGGCCTGGGATCTGCTAAAAAAGGCACGGAGCATTTTTGGCTTCAACGTGTCACAGCGTTGGCTAATATTCCGCTTGCCGTCTTTTTTGTTAGTGCAATGGTTGCACATGCAGGGGCTGATTATGTGACCGTCACAGCCTTCCTGTCTCGCCCGATTGTGGCGCTGGTCATGCTTTTACTGATTTTAAGTATGGTTTGGCACATGCGTTTGGGTTTACAAGTCGTTATAGAAGACTATATCCATGGTCATATGGCCAAACTCTTGGCGCTTATTCTGAATACCTTTTTTGCCTTAGCTGTCGGCACCGCAAGTGTGCTGGCCATTTTGAAACTTACACTGGCCTGA
- a CDS encoding aspartate-semialdehyde dehydrogenase, with product MGYRIAIAGATGNVGREILNILSERGFPATEVFGLASRRSQGKEISFGDQTLKASAMENFDWSKADIALFACGSSATKEFAPKAAAAGCVVIDNSSLYRMDEDVPLIVPEVNVEALAGYTKKNIIANPNCSTAQLVVALKPLHDIAQIKRVVVSTYQSVSGAGNAAMDELFTQTRGIFVNDEMVKENFTKQIAFNVIPHIDVFMDDGSTKEEWKMVVETKKILDPAIEMTTTCVRVPVFVGHSEAVTIEFAKPIDEKQAREALREAPGLLVVDKREDGGYVTPVECVGDYATFVSRIRKDPTVENGLNIWVVSDNLRKGAALNAVQIAEELVERHLKAKT from the coding sequence ATGGGTTATCGTATTGCCATTGCTGGCGCGACCGGAAATGTCGGCAGAGAAATTCTAAATATTCTGTCGGAACGCGGGTTTCCGGCAACGGAAGTTTTTGGCTTGGCGTCACGTCGTTCACAGGGCAAAGAAATAAGCTTTGGCGACCAGACGCTTAAAGCTTCCGCTATGGAAAATTTTGACTGGTCGAAAGCCGATATCGCTTTGTTTGCCTGCGGTTCGTCTGCGACCAAAGAATTTGCGCCGAAAGCGGCGGCGGCGGGTTGTGTGGTAATTGACAATAGCTCTCTCTACCGCATGGATGAGGATGTGCCGTTGATTGTCCCAGAAGTTAATGTCGAGGCATTGGCGGGCTACACCAAGAAAAATATAATCGCCAATCCAAATTGCTCGACTGCACAACTGGTTGTCGCGTTAAAACCCCTTCATGATATCGCACAAATCAAACGCGTTGTGGTGTCAACTTATCAATCCGTATCGGGTGCAGGTAATGCTGCTATGGATGAGTTATTCACTCAGACCCGTGGCATATTTGTGAATGATGAGATGGTGAAGGAGAACTTCACGAAGCAGATTGCTTTTAATGTCATTCCTCATATTGATGTTTTTATGGATGATGGCAGCACCAAAGAAGAATGGAAAATGGTGGTTGAGACGAAAAAAATTCTTGATCCAGCCATTGAGATGACCACGACCTGCGTGCGCGTGCCGGTATTTGTCGGGCATTCAGAGGCGGTGACGATTGAATTCGCCAAGCCAATTGACGAGAAACAGGCGCGTGAGGCTTTGCGTGAGGCACCCGGATTGCTCGTTGTCGATAAAAGAGAAGATGGGGGCTATGTCACGCCGGTTGAATGTGTTGGCGACTATGCGACTTTTGTGTCGCGTATCCGAAAAGACCCGACTGTTGAAAACGGGCTGAATATTTGGGTGGTTTCTGACAATCTAAGAAAAGGTGCGGCGCTGAATGCTGTTCAAATCGCTGAAGAACTTGTCGAGCGTCACTTAAAGGCAAAAACCTAA
- the leuC gene encoding 3-isopropylmalate dehydratase large subunit encodes MSHTTLYDKIWQAHLVDEQDDGNCLLYIDRHLIHEVTSPQAFEGLRMSGRQVRVPSKTLAVADHNIPTTNRAGGIEAIEDEQSRIQIETLEKNCADFGIDHIGMMDLRQGIVHVTGPEEGFTLPGLTIVCGDSHTSTHGAFGALAHGIGTSEVEHVLATQTLAQRKAKNFRVNVIGEAPDYITAKDIALAVIGEIGTAGGTGYVLEYAGPAIEALTMEGRMTLCNMSIEAGARAGLIAPDEKTFEYLKDKPRAPKGADWDAAVAYWQTLRSDPEAVFDREITIDSANLPPLVTWGTSPQDVISINGRVPDPAEIDNEARRKATERALSYMGLEANMPVQSIEIDRVFIGSCTNSRIEDLRAAAKVIDGKKVSDRVNAMVVPGSGLVKKQAEAEGLDKIFLDAGFEWRDPGCSMCLAMNADKLSPQERCASTSNRNFEGRQGREGRTHLVSPAMAAAAAIRGHFVDIRDF; translated from the coding sequence ATGTCTCATACGACGCTCTATGATAAAATCTGGCAGGCGCATCTTGTGGATGAACAGGATGACGGCAATTGCCTCCTTTATATTGACAGGCATCTCATTCATGAGGTCACCAGCCCGCAGGCTTTTGAAGGGCTAAGAATGTCAGGTCGTCAGGTACGTGTTCCATCCAAAACACTTGCCGTTGCTGACCATAATATCCCAACAACCAATCGTGCCGGCGGTATTGAGGCCATTGAAGACGAGCAAAGCCGTATTCAAATCGAGACACTTGAAAAAAACTGCGCTGACTTCGGTATTGACCATATTGGTATGATGGACTTGCGCCAGGGCATTGTGCATGTCACCGGCCCTGAGGAAGGATTTACCCTGCCGGGCTTAACCATTGTTTGCGGTGATAGCCATACATCAACACATGGTGCGTTTGGTGCACTTGCACATGGCATTGGTACTTCTGAGGTTGAGCATGTGCTTGCTACGCAGACGCTGGCTCAACGCAAAGCGAAGAATTTCCGCGTCAATGTTATTGGCGAAGCGCCTGATTACATCACGGCTAAAGATATCGCGCTTGCTGTTATCGGTGAAATTGGTACAGCCGGCGGTACAGGTTATGTTCTGGAGTATGCAGGCCCGGCAATTGAAGCGCTGACTATGGAAGGGCGGATGACGCTTTGTAATATGTCTATTGAGGCGGGTGCACGTGCAGGACTGATTGCGCCGGATGAAAAGACATTTGAGTATTTAAAAGACAAACCAAGAGCGCCAAAAGGTGCAGATTGGGATGCTGCTGTTGCCTATTGGCAGACATTGCGGTCTGACCCTGAAGCTGTTTTTGATCGAGAAATCACGATTGATTCAGCGAATTTGCCGCCACTTGTTACTTGGGGAACAAGTCCGCAGGATGTGATTTCCATTAATGGTCGTGTCCCGGATCCGGCAGAAATTGATAATGAAGCGCGTCGCAAAGCAACCGAGCGTGCGCTGTCCTATATGGGTCTGGAAGCTAATATGCCTGTTCAGTCAATCGAGATTGACCGCGTTTTCATCGGCTCTTGCACCAATAGCCGGATTGAAGATTTGCGCGCCGCAGCAAAAGTGATTGACGGGAAAAAAGTTTCTGACCGTGTGAATGCCATGGTTGTGCCTGGTTCAGGTCTTGTTAAAAAACAGGCCGAGGCAGAGGGGCTTGATAAGATTTTCCTCGATGCTGGATTTGAATGGCGTGATCCGGGTTGTTCCATGTGTCTCGCTATGAATGCGGATAAGTTATCCCCGCAAGAGCGTTGCGCGTCGACGTCGAACAGAAATTTCGAGGGGCGTCAGGGGCGCGAGGGCCGGACGCATCTTGTTTCGCCAGCCATGGCGGCGGCAGCCGCTATTCGCGGTCATTTTGTCGATATTCGTGACTTTTAA
- the rplS gene encoding 50S ribosomal protein L19 yields MNLIDELNREHIAEIAADKNVPDFQAGDTLKVNVKVKEGTRERIQAYEGVCIARSGSGLNSSFTVRKISYGEGVERVFPIYSPLVDSIEVVRRGRVRRAKLYYLRGLTGKAARITERRTARKVAENPAVDAQPVQEESQIDTAEAITPTEGGTE; encoded by the coding sequence ATGAACTTGATTGATGAACTGAACCGCGAACATATTGCAGAAATTGCTGCAGACAAAAACGTGCCGGATTTCCAAGCTGGAGATACGTTAAAGGTGAATGTGAAGGTTAAGGAAGGCACGCGCGAGCGTATTCAGGCCTATGAAGGTGTGTGTATTGCCCGCTCAGGCAGTGGCCTCAATTCCAGCTTTACCGTACGTAAGATTAGCTATGGTGAAGGTGTTGAGCGTGTTTTTCCCATTTACAGCCCGCTGGTTGACAGCATTGAGGTGGTACGTCGTGGACGCGTCCGTCGCGCAAAACTTTATTACCTGCGCGGATTGACTGGTAAAGCAGCCAGAATTACTGAGCGCCGGACAGCGCGTAAAGTCGCTGAAAATCCTGCTGTGGATGCCCAGCCGGTACAAGAAGAATCTCAAATTGACACGGCTGAAGCTATTACACCTACTGAAGGTGGCACTGAATAA
- the rpsP gene encoding 30S ribosomal protein S16, with product MALKIRMSRGGAKKRPYYRIVVADSRMPRDGRFIERVGIYNPLLPKDNTERLQLELDRIKHWLEKGAKPSDRVARFLDEAGMWKRKERNNPQKALPGAKAQERLAAKQEAEEAAKEAEKAAAEEAPAEEAPAEEAPTEEAPAEEAPAEEAPAEEAPDEEAPAEEAPAEEAPAEEAEKED from the coding sequence ATGGCACTTAAAATTCGTATGTCCCGAGGTGGGGCAAAGAAACGTCCTTATTACCGGATTGTTGTTGCTGACAGCCGGATGCCCCGTGACGGTCGGTTTATTGAAAGAGTGGGTATTTATAACCCTCTTTTGCCGAAGGATAACACTGAGCGTCTGCAACTTGAGCTAGATCGTATCAAGCACTGGCTTGAAAAAGGTGCGAAGCCATCTGATCGCGTGGCAAGATTTTTGGATGAAGCTGGCATGTGGAAGCGTAAAGAGCGTAATAACCCACAAAAAGCTCTTCCCGGTGCCAAAGCGCAAGAGCGCTTAGCCGCCAAGCAAGAAGCTGAGGAAGCCGCGAAAGAAGCAGAGAAAGCAGCTGCTGAAGAAGCGCCTGCCGAGGAAGCACCTGCCGAAGAAGCTCCTACTGAAGAAGCTCCTGCTGAAGAAGCTCCTGCTGAAGAAGCTCCTGCTGAAGAAGCTCCTGACGAAGAAGCTCCTGCCGAAGAAGCTCCTGCTGAAGAAGCTCCTGCTGAAGAGGCTGAGAAGGAAGACTAA
- the ffh gene encoding signal recognition particle protein, producing the protein MFETLSENLEGIFDRLTGRGALSEKDVDAALQEVRKALLEADVALPVVKDFIASVKPAAVGANVLKSVQPGQQVIKIVHDELVTMLGEAVPLSFDAVPPVPVMMVGLQGSGKTTSTAKIARRLKSEKKKVLMASLDTSRPAAMEQLRVLGEQIEVETLPIVEGQRPVSIAQRALDAGRLGGFDVVMLDTAGRTNADEALMAELAKIEKISTPKEVLLVADSLTGQEAVTIAEKFSQRVSLSGIVLTRTEGDGRGGAALSMRHVTGVPIKFLGTGEGTDKIEAFDAQRIAGRILGMGDVVGLVEKAAETLDAEKAEKMAARMKKGQFTLEDMAEQLKQMQRMGGMAGVLNMLPGNLLGKKAKQLGNLGMDDKELIRQAAIVSSMTQAEKDNPKLLNASRKKRVAAGSGTQVQDVNKLIKMHRQMADMMKKMGKGGLSGMMGALGGGLGGNMDGLGGNLPADLPADLPTGNQMPDFDQLSKQLGGSSFTDPFAGGAKTGFPPKKK; encoded by the coding sequence ATGTTTGAAACACTGTCTGAAAATCTGGAAGGTATATTTGACCGCTTGACCGGGCGCGGTGCGCTGTCTGAAAAAGATGTCGACGCCGCGCTTCAGGAAGTTCGAAAAGCGCTGTTGGAAGCCGATGTCGCCTTGCCTGTTGTCAAAGATTTCATAGCATCTGTTAAACCAGCCGCGGTGGGAGCAAATGTTCTTAAATCCGTTCAGCCGGGTCAACAAGTTATTAAAATCGTTCATGATGAGTTGGTCACTATGCTCGGGGAGGCTGTGCCACTTTCATTTGATGCTGTGCCGCCCGTGCCTGTGATGATGGTTGGTCTTCAAGGTTCCGGTAAAACAACCAGCACGGCGAAAATTGCGCGCCGACTGAAAAGCGAAAAGAAAAAAGTCCTGATGGCATCACTGGATACCTCGCGACCTGCGGCTATGGAGCAGCTTCGTGTGCTTGGAGAGCAAATTGAAGTTGAAACCCTACCGATTGTTGAAGGGCAACGTCCTGTTTCCATCGCTCAACGCGCATTGGATGCTGGTCGGCTTGGCGGTTTTGATGTGGTTATGCTTGATACGGCAGGTCGGACTAATGCGGATGAAGCTCTCATGGCAGAGCTTGCTAAGATTGAAAAAATTTCAACCCCGAAGGAAGTCTTGTTGGTTGCCGATAGTCTGACCGGTCAGGAAGCCGTCACTATTGCCGAGAAATTCAGTCAGCGTGTCAGCCTGAGTGGGATTGTCTTGACCCGAACCGAGGGTGACGGGCGCGGCGGTGCGGCTCTTTCTATGCGGCATGTGACGGGCGTCCCGATTAAGTTTTTGGGGACAGGTGAAGGCACTGACAAAATTGAGGCTTTTGATGCCCAGCGTATAGCCGGTCGAATTCTTGGCATGGGCGATGTTGTCGGATTGGTCGAAAAAGCTGCCGAAACTTTGGATGCTGAAAAAGCTGAAAAAATGGCCGCGCGCATGAAAAAAGGGCAGTTTACGCTGGAAGACATGGCGGAACAGCTCAAACAAATGCAGCGCATGGGGGGTATGGCCGGGGTGTTGAATATGCTGCCCGGTAATCTGCTGGGCAAAAAGGCCAAACAGCTTGGTAATCTTGGCATGGATGATAAAGAGCTAATCCGTCAGGCCGCGATTGTTTCGTCGATGACACAAGCCGAAAAAGACAATCCGAAATTATTAAATGCCAGCCGTAAAAAGCGGGTCGCCGCAGGGTCTGGCACGCAGGTCCAGGATGTTAACAAACTCATAAAAATGCACCGCCAAATGGCGGATATGATGAAAAAAATGGGCAAGGGTGGTCTGTCGGGCATGATGGGTGCGCTCGGTGGCGGTCTGGGTGGAAATATGGACGGATTAGGCGGAAATCTTCCTGCTGATTTACCGGCAGATTTACCAACCGGCAACCAAATGCCGGATTTTGACCAGCTTTCCAAACAATTAGGGGGATCGTCCTTCACCGACCCGTTTGCGGGCGGCGCGAAGACAGGTTTTCCCCCTAAAAAGAAATGA
- the leuB gene encoding 3-isopropylmalate dehydrogenase — MGKILMLPGDGIGTEVMAEVRRIIDWYGTQRGFDVTIDEDLVGGCAYDEHGQAISDAAMEKAHQSDAVMLGAVGGPQWDGVAYDVRPEAGLLRLRGELGLFANLRPAICFAALADASSLKRDIIEGLDILIVRELTGGVYFGEPRGIEDLGDGQRRGVNTQVYETYEIERIARVAGDLAMKRDKRLASAEKRNVMESGLLWNEEVTRVIGNEFPELELEHVLADNCAMQLVRNPKQYDVLVTDNLFGDLLSDVAAMLTGSLGMLPSAALGAADSEGRSKAMYEPVHGSAPDIAGQGIANPIATIMSFAMALRYSFNRGQDADLLEAAVTHVLDKGIRCGDIMQPGMEKVGTVGMSDAILASLNELQEQYS, encoded by the coding sequence ATGGGGAAAATATTAATGCTTCCGGGCGACGGTATTGGTACGGAAGTGATGGCCGAAGTGCGGCGTATCATTGATTGGTATGGTACACAGCGTGGATTTGATGTCACAATTGATGAAGATCTTGTTGGCGGCTGTGCCTATGACGAGCATGGTCAGGCGATTTCCGATGCGGCGATGGAAAAAGCGCATCAATCCGACGCGGTAATGCTTGGTGCTGTCGGTGGCCCGCAATGGGATGGCGTTGCCTATGATGTGCGTCCCGAGGCAGGGCTTCTCAGATTGCGAGGTGAATTGGGGCTGTTTGCAAATTTACGTCCCGCGATTTGTTTTGCTGCCCTTGCTGATGCGTCTTCTTTAAAACGCGATATTATCGAAGGTCTGGATATTCTGATTGTGCGCGAACTGACCGGTGGCGTTTATTTTGGGGAGCCGCGCGGGATTGAAGATCTCGGTGACGGTCAAAGACGCGGCGTGAACACGCAGGTTTACGAGACCTACGAAATCGAACGCATTGCCCGCGTCGCTGGTGACCTTGCCATGAAACGCGACAAGCGATTGGCGTCGGCAGAAAAACGCAATGTGATGGAAAGTGGTCTCCTCTGGAATGAAGAAGTCACCCGCGTCATCGGAAATGAGTTTCCTGAACTTGAGTTGGAACATGTGCTAGCTGATAATTGCGCGATGCAACTTGTCAGAAATCCGAAACAATATGATGTGCTGGTCACAGATAACCTGTTTGGTGATTTACTGTCAGATGTCGCGGCGATGTTGACCGGCTCACTCGGCATGTTGCCGTCTGCGGCGCTTGGCGCTGCGGACTCTGAAGGTCGTTCTAAAGCTATGTATGAACCCGTGCACGGCTCAGCGCCAGATATTGCTGGACAGGGCATTGCTAATCCGATTGCTACGATTATGTCTTTTGCTATGGCGCTGAGATATAGTTTTAATCGCGGTCAGGACGCAGATTTGTTGGAAGCCGCTGTGACACATGTTTTGGATAAGGGCATTCGCTGTGGCGATATTATGCAACCCGGTATGGAGAAAGTCGGCACAGTGGGAATGAGTGATGCAATACTGGCATCGCTGAATGAGTTGCAGGAGCAATATTCATAA
- a CDS encoding HpcH/HpaI aldolase/citrate lyase family protein, producing MSLSDTRLHPRRSALFMPGSNDRALTKARTLPADCIIIDFEDAVSPEDKQLARDTAVSHLQQGGFGKRERIVRINDPSDAIGQADIAAITALSGDELPDAILLPKINGKADLDITGLPAELPLWVMVETAPAVLNCAEIAAHPRVTCLIAGINDLAKDMQIRLASDRQSKREGMLYALSKMVTAARAHHISVLDGVFNDINDLDGLGQECEHGIALGFDGKTLIHPQQIETANRLFAPTSDEIGEAENIIAAFQSPENAGKGVIKVNGKMTELLHLQQAKRIVAIAAAIQEIES from the coding sequence ATGAGCTTATCCGACACCCGTCTTCATCCAAGGCGAAGTGCGCTCTTTATGCCGGGTAGCAATGATAGGGCGCTCACAAAGGCGCGGACACTGCCCGCAGATTGTATCATTATTGATTTTGAAGATGCGGTCTCACCAGAAGACAAACAGCTCGCGCGTGATACGGCAGTTTCACATCTGCAACAGGGCGGTTTTGGCAAGCGGGAACGCATTGTACGAATCAATGATCCATCAGATGCAATTGGGCAGGCGGATATTGCCGCAATTACCGCGCTTAGTGGTGATGAGCTACCGGATGCGATATTATTGCCAAAAATAAATGGCAAGGCTGATTTAGATATTACCGGACTGCCGGCGGAACTACCCCTTTGGGTGATGGTTGAGACCGCGCCTGCGGTTTTAAATTGTGCTGAAATCGCTGCGCATCCGAGGGTAACCTGCCTCATTGCAGGCATAAATGATTTAGCGAAAGACATGCAGATTCGGTTGGCATCTGACCGTCAATCCAAAAGAGAGGGAATGCTCTATGCCCTTTCGAAAATGGTCACAGCTGCGCGGGCGCATCACATCAGCGTTCTTGATGGGGTATTTAATGATATCAATGACCTAGATGGTCTTGGTCAAGAATGTGAACACGGCATTGCACTTGGTTTTGACGGAAAGACGCTAATACACCCTCAACAGATTGAAACGGCAAACAGGCTTTTTGCGCCGACATCAGACGAGATTGGTGAGGCGGAAAACATTATTGCGGCCTTTCAGAGTCCAGAAAATGCCGGTAAAGGCGTCATTAAAGTGAACGGAAAAATGACCGAATTACTTCACTTGCAACAGGCTAAGCGCATAGTTGCTATTGCGGCGGCGATACAAGAAATAGAGAGTTAA
- the sdhC gene encoding succinate dehydrogenase, cytochrome b556 subunit produces the protein MSDTTDKIVNGETRQRPLSPHIQIYRWTLTMFLSILHRATGIALYAGTLLLVWWLMAAATGPEAFAFFQNVAGSWIGRLVLFGYTWALFHHMFGGIKHFIWDTGAGFELSTVEWISRGATLIPILLTLISWVLAYKFMGAF, from the coding sequence ATGTCAGATACAACAGACAAAATAGTTAACGGCGAAACCCGTCAGAGACCGCTATCGCCTCATATCCAGATTTATCGCTGGACGCTGACAATGTTTCTGTCCATTTTGCACCGCGCAACAGGGATAGCTCTTTATGCGGGTACTCTGTTGCTTGTCTGGTGGTTGATGGCGGCGGCAACCGGGCCTGAGGCTTTTGCCTTTTTTCAAAATGTTGCTGGAAGCTGGATAGGACGACTGGTTCTGTTTGGTTACACATGGGCGCTGTTTCATCACATGTTTGGTGGGATTAAGCATTTTATTTGGGATACTGGCGCTGGGTTTGAGCTTTCCACGGTTGAGTGGATTTCACGCGGTGCGACTTTGATACCTATCCTGCTGACGCTTATCAGTTGGGTTTTGGCTTATAAATTCATGGGGGCATTTTAA
- the trmD gene encoding tRNA (guanosine(37)-N1)-methyltransferase TrmD has translation MSWQACVITLLPEAFPGMLGHALAGRALDEGVWSLDIVALRDFGTGKHQSVDDTPSGGGAGMVLRADIAAAAYDAAIAAHPGLPVMSMTPRGKPLTQKRVQELADGPGVIVFCSRFEGIDERFYDTREVEEVSLGDYVLSGGEVAAQVVLDAALRLRPGVMGDARSGEDESFSAGLLEYPHYTRPAEFEGHSIPEILTSGDHAKVEAWRQEMSEQITRERRPDLWEIYKKKP, from the coding sequence ATGAGTTGGCAAGCCTGTGTGATTACTCTTTTACCGGAAGCTTTTCCCGGCATGTTGGGACACGCGCTGGCTGGTCGTGCACTGGATGAAGGCGTTTGGTCGCTCGATATTGTCGCTTTGCGTGATTTCGGGACGGGCAAGCATCAATCCGTGGATGATACGCCGTCAGGCGGTGGCGCAGGTATGGTGTTACGCGCAGATATCGCGGCGGCGGCCTATGATGCAGCGATTGCGGCACATCCCGGTTTGCCGGTTATGTCAATGACCCCGCGCGGCAAACCTCTAACCCAGAAACGGGTTCAGGAATTGGCAGATGGCCCGGGTGTCATTGTCTTTTGCTCGCGTTTTGAAGGTATAGATGAGCGTTTTTACGATACACGCGAGGTTGAAGAAGTCAGCCTTGGCGATTATGTATTGTCTGGCGGTGAAGTCGCCGCGCAAGTCGTGTTGGATGCGGCTTTGCGCTTGCGCCCTGGTGTTATGGGCGATGCGCGTTCGGGTGAAGATGAAAGTTTCTCAGCGGGTTTGTTGGAATACCCGCATTATACACGACCGGCAGAGTTTGAAGGGCATAGCATCCCCGAAATTCTGACGTCTGGCGACCACGCTAAGGTAGAGGCCTGGCGGCAGGAGATGTCTGAACAAATTACCCGCGAAAGACGACCAGATTTGTGGGAAATCTACAAAAAAAAGCCCTAA